A segment of the Caviibacter abscessus genome:
TTATCGGATCTTGATATTGATGATATAATAAATTACTTAGAACCAAATGCAAAACAAATGTCAGATAATTGGGACGATGTTCCTTCATATATAAAAAACACATTTGATAGACTTGGTATACCTGAAGCTGAAAAAAAATCTCTAGGTGGAGTTGGAGCTCAATATGATTCATCTGTAGTTTACCATAAGTTATCAAAAGAATTGGAAGCACAAGGAATAATATATACAGATATTGAAACTGCGATAAAAAAATATCCTGATATAGTACAAAAATATTTTATGCAGCTTATACCTATAGATGATCATAAATTTGCAGCACTACATGCTGCTGTTTGGTCAGGAGGTACATTTTTATATATCCCCAAAGGAGTTAAAGTAGAAAAACCTATACAATCATACTTTAGACTTAATGCTCCAGAGGCTGGACAATATGAACATACAATAATAATAGTTGAAGATGATGCAGATGTGCATTTCATAGAAGGTTGTTCTGCACCAAAATATAATAAAAATGTGATACATGCAGGAGCTGTTGAATTATATATAGGTAAAAGAGCAAGACTTAGATATTCTACAATAGAAAACTGGTCAAGAAATATGTATAACCTTAATACAAAAAAGGCTATTGTTGAAGAACACGGTGTCATAGAATGGATTTCAGGTTCATTCGGTTCAAAGGTTTCAATGTTATATCCATTAAGTATATTAAAAGGTGAACATTCAAGATGTGAATACACAGGTGTTACATTTGCAGCAGCAGGTCAATATCTTGATACAGGTTGTAAAACAATTCATGCAGCGTCATACACAAGTTCAAAAGTTAATTCTAAATCAATATCAAAAAATGGCGGTTGGGCTGGCTATAGAAGTTTACTTGAAGTTGTACCTGGTGTAAAAAGAGTTAAATCTACTGCTGAATGTGAATCATTAATGCTTGATAACATGTCGAAATCCGATACTATACCTACTATTGTTGTTAATACTGATGATATTGATATAGGACATGAAGCATCTATAGGTAGAATTTCAGATGATGCTATTTTTTACTTAATGCAAAGAGGTTTAACAGCTGATGAAGCAAAAGCTATGATTATTAGAGGATTTGTTGAACCTATATCTAAAGAATTGCCATTAGAATATGCAGTTGAACTTAATAGACTTATAGAAATAGAACTTGAAGGAACAATAGGGTAGGTGAATTATGAATTATTTAGATATTAAAAAACCATATTGGAAAAGAATGGACTATCAAGTTGTAGATGAAATTCCAATACAAGAATTTAGCAATTTTAATGTTAGCATGCAAAATATAGAACAAGACGGAATAATAATTTCAAATGAACCTGAACTAGCAAGACCAAAACCATATAGAGGTTTAGGTGAGTATTTTGAAATTGAAAATAAACAAAGATTAAATCATAAATTACACATTAAAATTAATAAAAATGTTGAAAATATGATAGTTATCAAATATACTTTAAATAAAGAAAATAATATAC
Coding sequences within it:
- the sufB gene encoding Fe-S cluster assembly protein SufB, with translation MEERKRTYVADIERGVYDIKDEVDAKYSTGKGLNEDIVRKISEKKQEPEWMLNIRLEGLKVFNSKPMPTWSADLSDLDIDDIINYLEPNAKQMSDNWDDVPSYIKNTFDRLGIPEAEKKSLGGVGAQYDSSVVYHKLSKELEAQGIIYTDIETAIKKYPDIVQKYFMQLIPIDDHKFAALHAAVWSGGTFLYIPKGVKVEKPIQSYFRLNAPEAGQYEHTIIIVEDDADVHFIEGCSAPKYNKNVIHAGAVELYIGKRARLRYSTIENWSRNMYNLNTKKAIVEEHGVIEWISGSFGSKVSMLYPLSILKGEHSRCEYTGVTFAAAGQYLDTGCKTIHAASYTSSKVNSKSISKNGGWAGYRSLLEVVPGVKRVKSTAECESLMLDNMSKSDTIPTIVVNTDDIDIGHEASIGRISDDAIFYLMQRGLTADEAKAMIIRGFVEPISKELPLEYAVELNRLIEIELEGTIG